From the genome of Miscanthus floridulus cultivar M001 chromosome 10, ASM1932011v1, whole genome shotgun sequence, one region includes:
- the LOC136486152 gene encoding uncharacterized protein, whose amino-acid sequence MAQAIGSPSWSDLPPELLGLVFLLLPTRADRAFFPAVCRAWCSAVRQCRLPPPSPVPWLMLPDGSATSFPHRETFQLPDGMRYHNSCGEWLLLSRNDGSCLLMNHLTKATMPLPSLSSYSYYQEPVEAPEDCIPRYYRIRGNSWLDNKDISNISVRSLVVCSTRLVAAIVAVGPLGAIALCRPGATAWSVSAQDECRWLSRMVFFQGKLYALNRMAGHNDYLIAIDIVDEHDSDEPRVSRIECVIEGASLPSCLELSTIRTHYLIESNGTLLMIRRSFSHKSQDWSDVVRSSKFEVFEADIEEHLWAEVRTLGTNQALFLGQGSSSAVHVSPYDLSRNCIFFLDDCTNLLIEKTTKYCRVYDMKDEKIYSPLPMVSWKSERVPATWIFSQGETCEAANSTGGFAGNCGT is encoded by the exons ATGGCGCAAGCCATAGGCTCACCGTCGTGGTCGGACCTCCCGCCGGAGCTCCTCGGCCTGGTGTTCCTCCTCCTCCCCACGCGTGCCGACCGAGCCTTCTTTCCTGCCGTTTGCCGCGCGTGGTGCTCCGCGGTGCGCCAGTGCCGCCTGCCTCCACCGTCTCCAGTACCGTGGCTTATGCTTCCTGACGGCAGTGCCACCAGCTTCCCTCACCGTGAGACCTTCCAGCTGCCGGATGGCATGCGCTACCACAACTCCTGTGGAGAGTGGCTTCTCTTGTCGCGCAATGATGGCAGCTGCTTGCTGATGAACCACCTCACCAAGGCCACCATGCCCCTTCCTAGCCTGTCTTCGTACAGCTACTACCAAGAACCTGTGGAAGCCCCCGAAGATTGTATCCCACGCTATTATCGGATACGGGGCAACAGTTGGTTGGACAACAAGGACATCAGTAACATATCTGTACGCTCCCTAGTTGTGTGCTCCACGCGCCTCGTTGCTGCCATAGTAGCGGTTGGGCCCCTCGGTGCAATTGCATTGTGCCGACCAGGTGCTACTGCATGGTCGGTGAGCGCTCAAGATGAGTGTAGGTGGCTCTCACGCATGGTCTTCTTCCAAGGAAAGCTCTATGCTCTTAACCGCATGGCTGGCCATAACGactatcttattgccattgacatTGTGGATGAGCATGACAGCGATGAGCCAAGGGTGTCTCGGATTGAATGCGTCATTGAGGGAGCCTCCTTGCCATCATGTCTTGAACTTTCCACCATCCGCACCCACTACCTCATTGAATCCAATGGCACACTGTTAATGATCCGCAGAAGTTTTTCCCACAAAAGCCAAGATTGGTCTGATGTGGTTCGTAGCAGCAAGTTCGAAGTGTTTGAGGCCGACATTGAGGAGCACTTGTGGGCTGAGGTGAGGACTTTGGGGACTAACCAAGCGTTGTTCCTTGGGCAAGGGAGCTCCAGTGCTGTCCACGTGTCTCCCTATGATCTTTCACGGAACTGTATCTTCTTCCTGGATGATTGTACCAACTTGCTTATAGAGAAAACTACTAAATATTGTCGAGTATATGACATGAAAGATGAGAAGATCTATTCACCCTTGCCTATGGTATCATGGAAGAGTGAAAGAGTCCCCGCAACATGGATATTCTCACAGG GTGAGACATGTGAAGCTGCAAACAGCACGGGAGGATTCGCAGGAAATTGTGgaacctga